The proteins below come from a single bacterium BMS3Abin14 genomic window:
- the dnaE_1 gene encoding DNA polymerase III subunit alpha, giving the protein MKRVDFVHLHVHTSFSLLDGACRVSDLTKLAAKMRFPALAITDHGGMFGVIDFYQSALAAGIKPIIGSEFYVAPGSRMDKKPAADGDNYYHVVLLARNLVGYHNLLKLSSSGFREGFYYKPRIDREILSEHSEGLIALSACLKGEVARRIVMGREKEAVETAAWYRDVFGDAYYLEIMRNGLEEQARANEGLARISADLGISMVATNDIHYLQKEDRRMHDVLLCIQTGKTVNAEDRMRMDAHELYLKSADEMGVLYRDLPEALANTLEVAERCNLEIPLHKIQMPLFPVPEDRTPQSFLADTVRSGFERRMESILDMAPAEEKEAILERYQTRLGKEIETISAMGFSGYFLIVWDFIRFAKEKGVPVGPGRGSAAGSLVAYSLGITDIDPLRYGLLFERFLNPERVSMPDIDVDFCMDRRDEVIRYVTEKYGEDRVAQIITFGTMAARGAIRDVGRALDISYAEVDRIAKMIPDILKITISQAIEQEPQLREIMKKDKKIADLLELAQKIEGLHRHASTHAAGVVISQDRLDEHVPLYRGTKGEAITQFTMKNLEEIGLVKFDFLGLRTLTLLDHALKLLNRRLEREGSSTLAFEDLSLEDPLTYELLSSANTDGVFQLESSGMKDLLNKMKPGTFEDLVALVALYRPGPLGSGMVTDFINRKRGRQSITYEVPGLKEILEETYGVIVYQEQVMQIASALAGYSLGEADILRRAMGKKKHEEMEQQRTRFQEGCKKEGISSVKANRIFDTMEYFAGYGFNKSHSAAYALISFRTAYVKAHYPMEFMAALLTSEMDNTDKVTQHIGVCKEMGIILLPPDINESEIPFTVTEDGIRFGLGAVKNVGVAALEEILGQRDQAGEFFSLEDFCGRVDLRKVNRRVIESLIKSGAFDGFSGHRARNIAGLDQALERGQKEQRDRINGQINMFGGAKGIDDGLSLPDVEPWTEHLRLTFEKESLGFYISGHPLEKYTRELERYVTSDLGKLGELGDGQEVRVAGVKQSIKEINTKKGDRMAFLTLEDLHGSAELVIFSDVFKKYSSIIASDKPMLVEGVTDSDGEKPKIMVQKMSLLEDYREKVTRVVQINLTTLGLTREDLSSLKAVLTRHSGQCKLKLKLAIPTKGEAVISAEDSLRVGSSDRMVREVEELLGSGTVTFE; this is encoded by the coding sequence ATGAAACGGGTTGATTTCGTACACCTTCACGTTCACACCTCCTTCAGTCTTCTGGACGGCGCCTGCCGGGTTTCTGACCTGACGAAGCTTGCGGCAAAAATGCGCTTTCCCGCCCTGGCCATCACGGACCACGGAGGGATGTTCGGTGTTATCGACTTTTACCAGAGCGCATTGGCCGCAGGAATAAAACCCATTATCGGCAGTGAATTCTATGTGGCGCCTGGCAGCAGAATGGACAAGAAACCGGCCGCCGACGGCGATAACTATTATCACGTCGTACTTCTGGCCCGAAACCTGGTCGGATACCACAACCTTCTCAAGCTGTCCTCCTCAGGCTTCAGAGAGGGGTTTTACTATAAACCCCGCATTGACAGGGAGATACTCAGCGAACACAGTGAGGGCCTTATCGCACTCTCCGCATGCCTCAAGGGGGAGGTTGCCAGGCGCATCGTCATGGGCAGGGAGAAGGAAGCCGTGGAAACCGCCGCATGGTACCGGGATGTATTCGGTGACGCCTATTATCTGGAGATAATGCGGAACGGGCTCGAGGAGCAGGCTCGGGCCAACGAGGGGCTGGCAAGAATTTCAGCGGATCTTGGGATATCCATGGTAGCCACCAACGATATTCATTATCTCCAGAAAGAGGACCGGCGCATGCACGATGTTCTCCTCTGCATCCAGACGGGAAAGACTGTCAATGCAGAGGACAGGATGCGCATGGATGCCCACGAACTGTATCTGAAATCCGCTGACGAGATGGGTGTCCTCTATCGAGACCTTCCTGAGGCCCTCGCCAACACCCTTGAAGTGGCGGAACGGTGCAACCTTGAGATTCCTCTGCACAAGATCCAGATGCCGCTATTCCCGGTGCCCGAGGACCGGACCCCCCAGTCCTTTCTCGCCGATACCGTCAGGTCAGGTTTTGAGCGGCGCATGGAGAGTATTCTGGACATGGCCCCGGCTGAGGAGAAGGAGGCAATCCTTGAACGCTATCAGACGAGACTCGGGAAGGAAATCGAAACCATTTCCGCCATGGGTTTTTCCGGATATTTCCTTATCGTCTGGGATTTTATCAGATTCGCAAAAGAAAAAGGTGTGCCTGTGGGACCGGGCCGCGGGTCGGCAGCCGGTTCCCTTGTTGCATATTCACTTGGTATTACCGACATAGATCCGCTGCGTTACGGCCTTCTCTTCGAGAGGTTTCTTAACCCCGAGCGGGTCAGTATGCCGGATATTGATGTCGATTTCTGCATGGACCGGCGGGACGAGGTCATACGGTACGTTACCGAGAAATACGGAGAGGACAGGGTAGCACAGATTATCACCTTCGGCACCATGGCGGCAAGGGGGGCCATCCGGGACGTTGGGAGGGCGCTGGACATCAGCTACGCCGAGGTCGACCGGATTGCCAAGATGATCCCGGATATCCTCAAAATTACTATCAGCCAGGCAATCGAACAGGAGCCCCAGCTCCGTGAAATCATGAAGAAGGACAAGAAAATCGCCGACCTGCTTGAGCTGGCCCAGAAGATAGAGGGGCTTCATCGCCATGCATCCACCCACGCGGCAGGCGTTGTCATCAGTCAGGACAGGCTGGATGAGCACGTTCCGCTATACAGGGGAACGAAGGGCGAGGCGATTACCCAGTTTACCATGAAGAATCTGGAGGAAATTGGATTGGTCAAGTTCGATTTCCTCGGCCTCAGGACCCTTACTCTCCTTGACCACGCACTGAAGCTTCTCAATCGCAGGCTCGAACGCGAGGGCAGTTCCACTCTGGCCTTCGAAGATCTGAGCCTTGAGGACCCCCTGACCTATGAGCTTTTGTCATCGGCCAATACGGATGGGGTGTTTCAGCTCGAAAGCTCCGGGATGAAGGACCTCCTTAACAAGATGAAGCCAGGGACCTTCGAGGATCTTGTTGCCCTGGTTGCTCTTTACCGTCCCGGGCCTCTGGGAAGCGGGATGGTCACCGATTTCATCAACCGAAAAAGAGGACGGCAGTCCATAACCTACGAAGTGCCCGGGTTGAAGGAGATTCTTGAGGAAACTTACGGCGTTATAGTTTATCAGGAGCAGGTGATGCAGATCGCCAGCGCTCTGGCCGGATATTCCCTTGGCGAAGCCGATATCCTGAGGCGCGCCATGGGCAAGAAAAAACATGAGGAGATGGAGCAGCAGAGGACCCGTTTTCAGGAAGGATGCAAAAAAGAGGGTATCTCGTCCGTCAAGGCAAACAGGATATTCGATACCATGGAATATTTTGCCGGATATGGATTCAACAAGTCGCACAGTGCAGCCTATGCCCTCATCTCCTTCCGTACGGCCTATGTCAAGGCTCATTACCCAATGGAGTTCATGGCCGCACTCCTCACAAGTGAGATGGACAACACGGATAAGGTGACTCAGCATATCGGTGTCTGCAAGGAGATGGGGATCATCCTTCTCCCTCCTGATATCAATGAATCGGAGATCCCGTTTACCGTTACCGAAGACGGGATTCGGTTCGGGCTGGGCGCCGTCAAAAACGTGGGGGTAGCCGCTCTGGAGGAGATTCTGGGGCAAAGGGACCAGGCTGGAGAGTTTTTTTCTCTTGAGGATTTTTGCGGCCGTGTCGATCTTCGCAAAGTTAACAGAAGAGTGATTGAAAGCCTGATCAAGTCCGGGGCTTTTGATGGGTTTTCAGGCCACAGGGCCCGTAACATCGCGGGCCTCGATCAGGCGCTTGAGAGAGGTCAAAAGGAGCAGAGAGACAGGATTAATGGGCAGATCAACATGTTCGGCGGGGCGAAAGGGATCGACGATGGGCTGTCCCTGCCGGATGTCGAACCATGGACCGAACATCTCAGGCTTACCTTTGAAAAGGAGAGTCTGGGGTTCTACATTTCCGGACACCCCCTTGAAAAATATACCCGGGAGCTCGAACGGTATGTTACATCTGACCTTGGCAAACTCGGTGAACTGGGCGATGGTCAGGAGGTAAGGGTCGCGGGAGTCAAACAGAGCATCAAGGAGATCAACACTAAAAAAGGTGATAGAATGGCGTTCCTGACCCTCGAGGACCTTCACGGCAGCGCTGAACTGGTGATATTTTCGGATGTTTTCAAGAAATATTCGTCCATCATCGCATCCGATAAACCGATGCTGGTTGAAGGAGTCACCGATTCAGACGGGGAAAAACCCAAGATAATGGTTCAGAAGATGAGCCTTCTTGAGGACTACAGAGAAAAGGTGACGCGGGTCGTCCAGATCAACCTGACTACCCTGGGACTTACCCGTGAGGACTTATCCTCGCTGAAAGCCGTTCTCACCAGGCATTCCGGACAATGCAAACTCAAGCTGAAACTGGCCATCCCGACCAAGGGCGAGGCAGTCATAAGCGCCGAGGATTCCCTCCGTGTGGGTTCATCGGATCGGATGGTTCGAGAGGTGGAAGAACTTCTCGGAAGTGGAACAGTGACATTCGAGTGA
- the guaA_2 gene encoding GMP synthase [glutamine-hydrolyzing]: MNMDLHEEKILILDFGSQTTQLIARRVRELKVYCEILPCTAGMERIRDFEPGGIILSGGPSSVLDDGAPLVPVELFDLDVPFLGICYGMQLITHLLGGKVGKSHNREYGPAQLRVDDSGDLFAGFKTDADNRIKVWMSHGDRIESAPPGFLPIAHTENSPVAAMKHQSSRIFAVQFHPEVVHTPRGKDILENFLFRICGLRPLWTAHSYIESTVDQIKREVGEHGRVLCALSGGVDSSVVAVLVHRAIGNRLTCVFVDNGLLRKDEVEGVRSVFSDHLHIPLVVLNAGQHFLEKLSGVNDPEKKRKIIGNEFIQLFETEAAKIGNVQYLAQGTLYPDVIESVSFKGPSATIKSHHNVGGLPDVMNLKLIEPLRELFKDEVREVGRELEVPDVILKRHPFPGPGLAIRIVGEVTEERLFILREADAVVREEILVSGLHDSIWQTLAVLLPIKTVGVMGDERTYENVLAVRAVSSLDGMTADWVHLPYDLLGRISNRIINEVRGVNRVVYDISSKPPATIEWE; the protein is encoded by the coding sequence ATGAATATGGACCTGCACGAAGAAAAAATACTGATCCTCGATTTCGGAAGCCAGACCACCCAGCTTATCGCGCGAAGGGTCCGTGAACTTAAGGTCTATTGTGAGATCCTGCCGTGTACTGCCGGTATGGAGAGGATCCGGGACTTCGAGCCAGGGGGCATTATTCTCTCCGGTGGACCTTCCAGCGTTCTGGACGATGGCGCCCCCCTGGTTCCCGTGGAGCTGTTCGACCTGGATGTCCCGTTCCTGGGAATCTGCTACGGCATGCAGCTCATCACACACCTCCTGGGTGGAAAGGTCGGTAAGTCCCATAATCGCGAATATGGCCCCGCTCAGCTCCGGGTTGATGACAGCGGGGACCTGTTCGCGGGTTTTAAGACTGACGCCGATAATCGTATCAAGGTCTGGATGAGTCACGGTGACAGGATCGAGTCGGCTCCCCCGGGTTTCCTACCCATCGCACACACTGAAAATTCCCCCGTGGCCGCCATGAAACACCAAAGTTCCAGAATCTTTGCGGTCCAGTTTCATCCTGAAGTCGTTCACACCCCCCGGGGGAAAGATATACTTGAGAATTTTTTGTTCCGGATCTGCGGTCTTCGGCCCCTGTGGACCGCCCATTCCTACATCGAAAGTACTGTGGATCAGATTAAAAGGGAGGTGGGAGAACATGGAAGGGTTCTCTGCGCCCTTTCCGGGGGGGTGGATTCCTCTGTTGTGGCTGTCCTGGTTCACAGGGCCATCGGCAACCGGCTGACCTGCGTTTTTGTTGATAACGGCCTTCTTCGGAAGGATGAGGTCGAGGGGGTCCGGTCGGTTTTCTCAGATCATCTTCACATCCCCCTCGTTGTTCTCAATGCCGGACAACACTTTCTGGAGAAACTTTCCGGTGTTAATGATCCAGAGAAAAAACGAAAGATCATCGGGAACGAGTTTATCCAACTTTTTGAGACGGAAGCCGCGAAGATCGGAAACGTACAATACCTGGCCCAGGGGACCCTGTATCCTGATGTCATCGAAAGCGTTTCATTCAAGGGGCCTTCGGCCACCATCAAAAGCCATCACAATGTCGGCGGGCTCCCTGATGTGATGAACCTCAAGTTGATCGAACCCCTCCGTGAGCTTTTCAAGGATGAGGTGCGTGAGGTCGGGAGGGAGCTTGAGGTTCCTGATGTGATCCTCAAAAGGCACCCATTCCCGGGTCCAGGTCTGGCGATCAGGATTGTCGGCGAGGTTACCGAGGAGCGGTTGTTCATCCTCAGGGAGGCAGACGCTGTCGTCAGGGAGGAGATCCTCGTTTCAGGCCTGCACGATTCCATCTGGCAGACTCTCGCCGTTCTCCTTCCAATCAAAACGGTTGGCGTAATGGGTGATGAGAGAACCTATGAGAACGTTCTCGCCGTAAGGGCAGTTTCCAGCCTTGACGGCATGACAGCGGACTGGGTGCACCTTCCCTACGATCTCCTGGGCCGGATTTCCAACAGGATCATTAACGAGGTCCGGGGGGTGAACCGGGTAGTCTACGACATAAGTTCCAAACCTCCCGCCACCATTGAGTGGGAATAA
- the guaB gene encoding inosine-5'-monophosphate dehydrogenase, translating to MLKDRVEMGLTFDDVLLLPAESSVLPSDVSLESRLTKKISLGIPLLSAAMDTVTESRTAIAMAQEGGIGIIHKNMDVESQAGEVDKVKKSESGMIVDPITMHPDQKIFEAQDLMKQYRISGLPITEDGSKNGKLVGILTNRDLRFETRFEKKVSEVMTKKNLVTVGEGITLEEAKSVLHKHRIEKLLVVDAEYHLMGLITIKDIEKSRKYPNACKDVLGRLRVGAAIGVGADLEERAPALIAAGIDILVIDTAHGHSRGVVEAVTIVRKEFPDLQLVAGNVASAEATSALIKAGVDAVKVGVGPGSICTTRIISGVGVPQITAINECAGAAAGSGVTIIADGGIKFSGDVVKAIAAGANSVMIGSLFAGTDESPGELVLFQGRSYKVYRGMGSIEAMKSGSKDRYFQTAIEAEGKLVPEGIEGRVPHRGPLSATVYQLVGGLRSGMGYTGCRNLDELRTKASFVRITPAGLKESHVHDVIITKEAPNYWLE from the coding sequence ATGCTTAAAGACAGAGTTGAGATGGGTCTGACTTTTGATGATGTCCTCCTGCTCCCTGCTGAATCCTCTGTATTGCCATCCGACGTCAGTCTCGAAAGCAGACTGACGAAAAAAATCTCCCTCGGCATCCCCCTCCTGAGCGCCGCCATGGATACGGTTACGGAGTCCAGAACCGCCATCGCAATGGCACAGGAAGGCGGAATCGGCATAATTCACAAAAATATGGATGTCGAATCCCAGGCTGGGGAGGTTGACAAGGTCAAGAAGTCTGAAAGCGGGATGATCGTTGACCCCATAACCATGCATCCGGACCAGAAGATATTCGAGGCCCAGGACCTGATGAAACAGTACAGGATTTCAGGCCTGCCCATTACCGAGGACGGCAGCAAAAACGGAAAGCTGGTCGGGATATTAACCAACAGGGACCTGCGGTTTGAAACCCGCTTCGAAAAGAAGGTTTCTGAGGTAATGACGAAGAAAAACCTTGTGACGGTCGGGGAAGGGATCACGCTGGAGGAGGCAAAGAGCGTTCTTCACAAGCACCGTATTGAAAAGCTCCTGGTGGTCGATGCGGAGTATCATCTGATGGGACTCATCACCATCAAGGATATCGAGAAATCCAGGAAATATCCCAACGCCTGCAAGGATGTATTGGGGCGCCTTCGCGTAGGGGCGGCCATCGGGGTGGGTGCTGATCTGGAGGAGCGCGCCCCGGCCCTCATTGCGGCCGGGATAGATATTCTGGTTATCGACACCGCCCACGGCCACTCGAGAGGGGTCGTCGAGGCCGTTACTATAGTCAGAAAGGAGTTTCCCGACCTTCAGCTGGTCGCCGGGAACGTCGCGTCAGCCGAGGCAACCAGCGCCTTGATCAAGGCAGGAGTTGACGCGGTCAAGGTTGGGGTGGGGCCCGGCTCCATCTGTACCACCAGGATAATTTCGGGGGTGGGCGTTCCACAGATCACAGCCATCAACGAGTGTGCCGGGGCGGCCGCCGGAAGCGGGGTCACAATTATCGCTGACGGGGGGATCAAGTTCAGCGGGGATGTCGTCAAGGCTATCGCCGCAGGAGCCAATTCCGTCATGATCGGCAGTCTCTTTGCCGGAACCGACGAAAGCCCCGGGGAATTGGTCCTCTTTCAGGGGCGTTCATACAAGGTATACAGAGGAATGGGGTCCATCGAAGCGATGAAAAGCGGCAGCAAGGACAGATATTTCCAGACTGCCATTGAGGCGGAGGGCAAACTGGTGCCGGAGGGGATCGAGGGGCGTGTTCCGCACAGAGGCCCTCTTTCAGCAACCGTTTATCAACTGGTTGGGGGGTTGAGGTCCGGGATGGGGTATACCGGATGCCGGAACCTCGATGAGTTGAGGACGAAGGCCAGCTTCGTCAGGATCACCCCCGCCGGGCTCAAGGAAAGTCACGTCCACGATGTCATTATCACCAAGGAGGCCCCCAACTACTGGTTAGAATAG
- the livF_2 gene encoding high-affinity branched-chain amino acid transport ATP-binding protein LivF, translated as MLKVEKLESGYGSMQVLWGPDLEVKKGTITSLLGPNGAGKSTLLWTIFGDVNVRAGKIHFDGHDVTNTPPHKKVDLGLTLVPEGKHLFTDMTVYENLIMGAYRKEAQSHKSETLELVYSIFPILQERGEQKAGSLSGGQQQMVTVGRALMTHPRMIMLDEPSQGLAPKLVQEMFEAIEKLKNEVGLTILLVEQNAAASLDTADYVYIMHEGVIKAEGSPEEIKKSDKIREAYLGI; from the coding sequence ATGCTTAAGGTCGAAAAGCTGGAGTCCGGTTACGGCTCCATGCAGGTTCTGTGGGGGCCTGATCTCGAGGTGAAAAAAGGGACTATCACATCCCTTCTCGGTCCCAATGGCGCCGGCAAATCCACCCTTCTCTGGACCATTTTCGGGGATGTGAATGTCCGGGCCGGCAAAATCCATTTTGATGGGCATGACGTTACAAACACGCCTCCTCACAAGAAGGTCGACCTTGGCTTGACCCTGGTCCCGGAAGGCAAACACCTCTTCACAGATATGACCGTTTACGAAAACCTGATTATGGGGGCATATCGTAAAGAGGCCCAGAGCCACAAGAGTGAAACCCTGGAACTTGTGTACTCCATCTTCCCCATCCTCCAGGAGAGGGGAGAGCAGAAGGCAGGCTCCCTTTCCGGAGGGCAGCAGCAGATGGTTACCGTCGGGCGTGCCCTCATGACCCACCCCAGGATGATAATGCTCGACGAGCCGAGCCAGGGCCTTGCCCCAAAACTGGTGCAGGAAATGTTCGAGGCCATCGAGAAGCTCAAGAATGAGGTGGGCCTTACCATCCTTCTTGTGGAGCAGAATGCCGCTGCGTCCCTTGACACCGCGGACTACGTCTACATCATGCACGAGGGTGTCATAAAAGCCGAGGGATCCCCCGAAGAGATAAAAAAATCGGATAAGATTCGGGAGGCCTATCTGGGGATCTGA
- the lptB_3 gene encoding lipopolysaccharide export system ATP-binding protein LptB, which yields MPLLELKNVTKRFGGLVAVDDVSLEIRKGEMMALVGPNGAGKTTLFNLINGMFPVDEGHIIFDGLDVTAFPAYRRAHLGIGRTFQIPRPFSSATVQENIAIGAMFGAGGREINADKAMEMADRYIDLIGLKAHRDKPAGGLTPTEKKLVEIARALAMKPKLLLMDESMAGMNSKDIDEMVSFIKMIRETENISIIAMVEHIMRAVAGLAERVLVMHQGAKLVDEPTREALSDPRVIEVYLGHPPEGADA from the coding sequence ATGCCGCTGCTTGAACTTAAGAACGTCACCAAGCGCTTCGGCGGCCTCGTCGCTGTGGACGATGTCAGTCTGGAAATCCGGAAGGGCGAAATGATGGCCCTGGTGGGGCCAAACGGTGCAGGGAAGACCACGCTGTTTAATCTCATCAATGGCATGTTCCCTGTAGATGAAGGGCACATAATTTTTGATGGCCTGGATGTCACCGCATTTCCGGCCTACAGGAGAGCCCACCTCGGAATCGGCAGGACGTTCCAGATCCCCAGGCCCTTTTCCTCAGCTACCGTTCAGGAAAATATCGCAATCGGGGCAATGTTTGGCGCAGGCGGCAGGGAAATTAACGCAGACAAAGCCATGGAAATGGCGGATCGCTACATCGACCTCATTGGTTTAAAGGCCCACCGTGACAAGCCGGCGGGAGGCCTCACACCCACAGAGAAGAAACTGGTGGAGATCGCCCGGGCACTTGCCATGAAGCCGAAACTGCTGCTTATGGACGAATCCATGGCCGGGATGAACTCGAAAGATATTGATGAGATGGTCTCTTTTATCAAGATGATCCGGGAAACAGAGAACATCTCCATTATTGCCATGGTGGAGCATATCATGCGTGCAGTGGCCGGTCTGGCCGAAAGGGTCCTGGTAATGCACCAGGGCGCAAAACTCGTTGACGAACCGACAAGGGAAGCCCTGAGCGACCCCAGGGTCATCGAGGTCTACCTTGGCCACCCACCGGAGGGCGCCGATGCTTAA
- a CDS encoding leucine/isoleucine/valine transporter permease subunit — protein MHRARKYLPILPVLLGYAVLLIVGLLSPGHWQLISQLAFYCALGQAFNLFMGMTGYVDFGYVAFLGVGTYGMAVTIQNFYDKGLGFGLIILGLLMAVLFSAILSLAVGAVALRLRGAYFAIATIGVNEGFRYLIEGARIWNGADGIIFTRNMKAAFGKQTASAISTFWVDIMVFGVAAMAAVMTIIYLRNKVGYALTAVREDEDAAKAMGVNVTKYKITAFMTSAVLAGLLGATAWAVKLSYVYPEDVFEIHYTVEAIIIVMLGGAGTLLGPIIGGLIYGLSKYYLAIAMPGFQLLIFAPLILLIIVLFPEGTVGVVKRKLAGTPLEKFII, from the coding sequence ATGCATAGGGCTCGTAAATATCTCCCCATTCTTCCCGTTCTCCTTGGCTATGCCGTTCTCCTGATTGTCGGCCTGCTCTCGCCCGGGCATTGGCAGCTGATCTCCCAGCTTGCCTTCTACTGCGCTCTGGGGCAGGCCTTCAACCTTTTCATGGGGATGACCGGATATGTAGATTTCGGATATGTCGCTTTTCTCGGGGTGGGAACCTATGGAATGGCGGTGACCATTCAAAACTTTTACGACAAGGGGCTCGGTTTTGGCCTGATCATCCTCGGGTTGTTGATGGCAGTCCTTTTTTCCGCAATTTTATCTCTGGCGGTTGGCGCCGTCGCCCTCCGGCTCAGGGGCGCATACTTCGCTATCGCAACCATAGGCGTGAACGAGGGCTTTCGATACCTTATCGAGGGGGCCAGGATCTGGAATGGGGCGGATGGCATTATCTTTACCAGAAACATGAAAGCAGCCTTCGGCAAACAGACCGCCAGCGCCATTTCCACCTTCTGGGTTGACATTATGGTCTTCGGTGTGGCCGCCATGGCTGCTGTCATGACCATTATCTATCTCAGGAACAAGGTCGGATACGCGCTTACCGCGGTCAGGGAGGATGAGGACGCTGCGAAGGCTATGGGGGTCAACGTGACCAAGTACAAGATTACCGCGTTCATGACCAGCGCTGTTCTCGCCGGATTGCTCGGCGCCACCGCATGGGCCGTGAAGCTGAGCTACGTGTATCCAGAGGATGTTTTCGAGATCCACTACACGGTGGAGGCGATAATTATTGTCATGCTGGGGGGGGCGGGCACATTGCTGGGCCCTATAATCGGGGGGCTGATATACGGGCTTTCCAAATATTATCTGGCTATTGCAATGCCCGGTTTCCAGCTCCTCATTTTTGCTCCTCTAATCCTTCTTATTATTGTTCTTTTCCCGGAGGGAACTGTGGGGGTTGTCAAACGGAAGCTTGCGGGAACGCCGCTGGAAAAGTTTATCATTTGA
- the livH_3 gene encoding high-affinity branched-chain amino acid transport system permease protein LivH, whose amino-acid sequence MILEQLAGNLLQGLVLGAVYGVATMGLSLIFGVLKVVNVGHGAFIMVGAYTALILFSSFGISPIFSVFVAFLVGLLLGFVIYITTINKLLKAPELSTLLATFSFGVILEEVVKQIFTSESRGFSWTLGKLDVGFTVLPYSKILAFAGSIIVAILLYLWFNKTRAGTAMRSVVEDDRGAMVCGVNVAWQYTLSFSLGIGITVMSGALLTMFIPVGINPYMGGSYTLKAFVIAVLGGLSSPYGAFFGGLIFGLVENGSYTLFASIPWLEPFAMTRFLSFVVLLVILLIKPTGLFGRKNA is encoded by the coding sequence GTGATTTTGGAACAGCTCGCAGGCAACCTCCTCCAGGGACTGGTTCTAGGCGCAGTATATGGGGTGGCCACCATGGGCCTGAGCCTTATCTTCGGAGTTCTGAAGGTGGTCAATGTCGGACACGGCGCCTTTATCATGGTCGGCGCCTATACCGCGCTGATCCTCTTCAGCTCATTTGGCATATCTCCTATTTTCTCCGTCTTTGTTGCCTTTCTGGTGGGGCTGCTTCTCGGATTTGTCATCTACATCACCACGATCAACAAGCTGTTGAAGGCGCCGGAACTGTCCACGCTGCTCGCGACCTTTTCCTTCGGGGTGATCCTGGAGGAAGTTGTCAAACAGATCTTCACCTCCGAGTCCAGGGGCTTCAGTTGGACGCTGGGAAAGTTGGATGTCGGTTTTACCGTCCTGCCCTATTCCAAGATCCTCGCTTTCGCCGGTAGTATCATTGTCGCCATTCTTCTTTATCTCTGGTTCAATAAGACCCGGGCCGGCACAGCCATGAGAAGCGTGGTGGAAGATGATCGCGGAGCGATGGTGTGCGGGGTCAACGTGGCCTGGCAGTATACCCTGAGTTTCTCTCTCGGTATCGGGATCACCGTCATGAGCGGCGCTCTTCTAACCATGTTCATTCCTGTTGGCATCAATCCGTACATGGGCGGGAGCTATACCCTCAAGGCCTTTGTTATCGCGGTCCTGGGCGGCCTGTCTTCCCCGTACGGGGCATTTTTCGGCGGGCTCATATTCGGTCTGGTGGAAAACGGTTCATATACGCTCTTCGCGAGCATTCCCTGGCTCGAACCGTTTGCCATGACACGGTTCTTATCCTTTGTGGTCCTCCTGGTCATTCTTCTGATCAAACCAACAGGCCTGTTCGGGCGGAAAAATGCATAG